The Moorena producens PAL-8-15-08-1 genomic interval ATCAGATGGGTATCGTCTAGGCCATCCAGAACCGCGAGTAGTTCTGCCATCTGCTCGGCAGAGGACGAATGCTCCAGGGTAACCGGATGAAACGTAATCAATAAGTTCTTTTTGCCTAACGTAAATCCCAAAGCGTCTTCTAAAGCTTCACGGTCAAGCAATTTCAACCGCTTAATATTGTCGATGCCTAATCCTCCCACTAAAAAGACTCGATCCGGATGCTCCCCCAGTTGAATCACCCGTTTACAGTATTCTTCTGCTGCTACAAAATGTAGATGGGACATCTTGGTAATTGAATGGCGAATGGCTTCATCAAAAGCACCTTCAGTGGTCTCGCCCCCATGCAAATGGGCTACTGGAATACGAGCCATCAGTGCAGCTGCCACAGCTGCAAAAATTTCAAACCGATCCCCTAGCACCAAGATCACGTCCGGCTCCAAGTCTTGGAAAGTATCCCCAAAACCAATCAGGCCGAGCCCCATGGATTTAGCCACCCCAGTCGCCGTATCCGAACTAAGCAGCATTTCTACCTTGCGGTCGATGGTAAACCCATCCTTTTCAATCTCGCGGTAGGTTAGCCCAAACTCCGGGGAAAGATGCATGCCCGTAGCAACAACTTGCAATTCCAGGTCTGGTGCTTGTCGGATGCGTTCCATGACCCAACGTAGAAGTCCATAATCAGCCCGAGTACCGGTCACAACACAAATTTTTCGGTTCATAGCTCAATCAGCTCATCCGACTCAAAATCACGGATCGCCTTTCGTCCCAACACCTCATCCCAGCGCATCGGGGAAATACCAATACCTGGTCGCTTCACTGCCAAATTACATGCTGTAAAGACTTCCCCAGCCTTAATAGCACCAGCCGCTACGATGGATTTGCGGGCAATGGGTTTATTCTTTACTTCACTTGGGCTCGGACCCTTGCGTCCATCCCCCAGAGCCTGCTCAATCTTACGAATGGCTGTAACCATTGCCTTCAACTCCTCAGGTTCCATACTGGCCCGATGGTCTGGTCCTGGCAGGGAGCGATCAAGGGTAAAATGTTTTTCAATCACTGTAGCCCCCAAAGCCACCGCAGCAATGGGGACTTCAATGCCCAAGCTATGGTCTGAATAGCCTACAGCTACTCCCAGAGCCTCCCGAATAGTCACCATGGCCCGCAAGTTGACATCTTTGATCGGGGTAGGGTACTCGGTATTGCAGTGAAGTACCGTGATCTGATCACGCCCTGTACCGGCCTGCTCCAGAATATCTAGAGCAGCTTCGATTTCCCCCAAGTTGGCCATGCCCGTAGACATAATGATGGGCTTACCGTAATGCCCAATATGCCGTAAGTAGGGCAAATTGGTAATTTCCCCTGAAGGAATCTTGAAACGGTCTAGCCCCAGTTCTACTAACAGATCAATACTCTCGAGATCAAAGCCGGTTGAGAAAAAGCTAATACCACGCACCTGGCAGTGGGCAATTAACTCTTGATGCATTTCCCGAGTTAACTCCAACCTGCGAATCATGCTATGCTGAGATTCATTGCTATCTGTGGTGTGATTCTGATACTCAGCTTTCTTGGCCTGGGTGGTCACCAGGCAATCAGCCTTAAAGGTTTGAAACTTGACTAAGTCAACCCCAGCATCTGCCGCAACATCGATTAATTTCCTGGCAGTTGCCATATCCCCATTGTGGTTGACGCCAGCTTCAGCAATAATTAAAGTCCTCATCAAAAAAATTGGGTCTGAAACCCCGTCCTTCTAGGACGGCAAAACATGGTATAATGAAAATGGTCAACGACCCACCCGAGACGATGGATCAGACAGCCTACACGAGCGAAGTCCAGTAACCTGGCGGCGCAGAAAAATCGGTAGACTTTGAAGTTACCGTAAGGATAGTGGAGTCTTTATGGTTGGCAGGTTATGCAGAGAAGGGTGAAAATTTATTAATTAAGACTCCACTATCCTAAGGTTTCGTCTCTAGGGAAAAGAGGATAGGGCAATGGAAGTCCAACCCTTGAATCAAAAAAAAAGTAGATCAAGATTTTCTTGTTTGAACTTGGCGACCTAGGAGCCGCTACGCGAACGACGCATAAGAACCGCAGGGCTTGCGGGGATAGTCTGTGGAGCGAACGTAAGACCACAAAACCTTTTTAAAGGTGGAGGCTGTTGCTATGAAACAGAAACCCAGATCGTGAGGTTTGGGAATCACCGTTCTTAAAGGACGGTGAGGATGTCAAAAAGCTTACTTATTTAGCACTCGGCTGCCATCTTCAACATCCCTTAACACCTGCTGCCCCATGCCAATTAGACAATTTTGACCTACTCGAATTTGTTCTCGCAGACTACTGTTGCTGCCAATAAAGGTACCTGCTCCAACTTGTGTGCCACCGTTAATAATAACTGTTGTGGACACATGACAATGATCTCCGATAACCACGTCATGTTCGACTACGGCGCGGGTGTTGAGGATGCAGTTACGCCCAACCGAGGCTCCAGCATTGACTAATGCCCCATGCATCACAATCGTGCCTTCGCCCACCCTGCTGTGACGGGAAACATAGGCTTGTGGAGAGAAAATCGTCGGCAAGCAGAATCCCATTTGCACCAACAACTCAAATAGTCGAATACGATGGTTCGGTGTCTTAATTTGGCCTAGGGTAACTAGAGCATTGGGGCTTTTGTGACGAAGCTCAGGCAAATCTGCATCCGTTCCCAATACTGGATACCCTAAAACAGACGTCCCGACCTCATCGGACCTTCCCACCAAACCTACAATGGTAAAGTGTCCCTGTTGCTCGATCACATCGATGCAAGCTCTACCATGGCCACCAGCACCGACTAAGATAATTGGCTTTATAGTCACGATAGCTCCTGATCAATGGGTGTGACTTTACCTAACATTAATCCTGCACTACTCGGTAGATTAATCAGTCTTCTCTCCAACCCTTCGGCTACAGGAAGGTTCATTCTTGGACAATCCTGATAGGGCCTCAGCCGATGCATCAATGTCCAAACCGGGCGGGTCATCAGCCCAGCTTCGTTGGTTGCGGCCAGAATCTCATCCCGCTGACTAGCAACAGACTCCTCTAACATCAGCGTCTGTAACCAATAATTACTTTGACAACCCTCCGGCTCCGTGATAATCTGTACACCAGGCACATCCTTAAAGGCAGTCTGATACTGCTCAAACAAACACCGTTTCGCCATCAAAAAGCCAGGAAGCTGCTCAAGCTGGGCACACCCGAGGGCTGCATTAAGATTGGGCATCCGGTAGTTATAACCAATCTGATCATGCACATATTCCCAGCGGTGGGGCACCTTTGCAGTTGTGGTCAGGTGCTTGGCCTGCCTGGCCAACTCTGAATCATTAGTCAGAATCGCACCACCGCCGCCTGTGGTAATGGTCTTATTACCATTAAAGCTGAGGGTACCCATCCGCCCAAAGGTGCCCGTATGTTGGCCATGATAGCAACTCCCCAAAGACTCAGCCGCATCTTCAATGAGGGTGAGGTGAAAGTCCTGAGCCACTGCCAGCAGCCCATCCAGATCTACCGGATGGCCGAAGGTATGCATGGGAACCAACACCCGAATCACCCTGTTAGTGAGACGATTGATACACTGACCATCGGAGATTTCAGCAATGGTTTTGAGGTAGTCCCGCAAGGCCAGAGGATCCACCCCCAGGGTATGGGCTTCGCTATCCACTAGGTGGGGAATGGCCTCACAGTAGGCCACTGCATTAGCCGTGGCGATAAAGGTTAGGGCTGGAATCAAGACCTCATCCTTAGGCTGCACCCCTGCCAGGCGTAAGGCCACATGGAGTGCTGCGGTGCCGTTGACTACTGCCACAGCATGGTTAGCACCGGTATAAGCGGCTAGCTCCCCTTCAAAGCGGTCTACAAATTGACCCACAGAAGAGACAAAAGTGGAGTCCAGGCATTCTTTCAGGTAGTCCCACTCACATCCAGTAAACCTCGGCTCATGTAATGGGACGGGGTCATGACCCACTACCCCTTGGATGGCTTTGATAATGGAGTTGACAATGGAAGCACTCATAAGCGCGTTTGTATCTGGGTTGTAAACACACGAATTGCCGAAAAAGGCAAAAGGCAAAAGGGGAAAGGCAAAAGGCAAAAGGCAAAAGGCAAAAGGCAAAAGGCAAGAGGGGAAAGAGATCTGGAGTTTTATTTGACAAAAAAAAGACCTCCTAGGTTTATAGCACTACGCATTAAGGTGTTTGACATTTATAAAAGCTGAAAAAGGTGCGACCCGTGGCGAATTTAATTCTTAATGCGGAAAGCGCACCTGCGCTAATGCACGTCAACTTTTGCCTCTTGCCTCTTGCCTTTTGCCTTTTGCCTTTTGCCTTGCGCGTAGAACTATACCTCATAGCTATGAGAAACGCTATAGATTGTAAGTATCTGCCTTATACGCAGCTAGATTAGACGGTTCACGAAACCACGCTGCTGTCTCAGCTAGCCCTTGACTAAATCCTTCAAGTCCTCCATACTTAGGTGCCCATCCCAACAAATTTTGAGCTTTCTGATTGGAAGCCCAGAGCCGTTCTACCTCACTTTTCCCTGGACGCAGACGCTGTTCGTCGGTAATCACTTCGATCTCAACTCCCATCACATCCGCAATGGTTCGGGCCGTATCGCCAATCGACACTTCAAAGTTACTGCCAATGTTAATCACCTCGCCCACAGCCAGATCCGACTGCAGTATTGCTATAAACCCTGCTACTGTGTCAGCCACGTAATTAAAGTCACGGGTAGGATGCACTGCCCCCAGCTTGATCTGGCGTTTACCATTAGCAATCTGGGTAATAATAGTTGGGATAACAGCCCGAGCAGACTGCCTGGGACCATAGGTATTAAAGGGTC includes:
- a CDS encoding acetyltransferase, whose product is MTIKPIILVGAGGHGRACIDVIEQQGHFTIVGLVGRSDEVGTSVLGYPVLGTDADLPELRHKSPNALVTLGQIKTPNHRIRLFELLVQMGFCLPTIFSPQAYVSRHSRVGEGTIVMHGALVNAGASVGRNCILNTRAVVEHDVVIGDHCHVSTTVIINGGTQVGAGTFIGSNSSLREQIRVGQNCLIGMGQQVLRDVEDGSRVLNK
- the neuB gene encoding N-acetylneuraminate synthase; the protein is MRTLIIAEAGVNHNGDMATARKLIDVAADAGVDLVKFQTFKADCLVTTQAKKAEYQNHTTDSNESQHSMIRRLELTREMHQELIAHCQVRGISFFSTGFDLESIDLLVELGLDRFKIPSGEITNLPYLRHIGHYGKPIIMSTGMANLGEIEAALDILEQAGTGRDQITVLHCNTEYPTPIKDVNLRAMVTIREALGVAVGYSDHSLGIEVPIAAVALGATVIEKHFTLDRSLPGPDHRASMEPEELKAMVTAIRKIEQALGDGRKGPSPSEVKNKPIARKSIVAAGAIKAGEVFTACNLAVKRPGIGISPMRWDEVLGRKAIRDFESDELIEL
- a CDS encoding LegC family aminotransferase, producing the protein MSASIVNSIIKAIQGVVGHDPVPLHEPRFTGCEWDYLKECLDSTFVSSVGQFVDRFEGELAAYTGANHAVAVVNGTAALHVALRLAGVQPKDEVLIPALTFIATANAVAYCEAIPHLVDSEAHTLGVDPLALRDYLKTIAEISDGQCINRLTNRVIRVLVPMHTFGHPVDLDGLLAVAQDFHLTLIEDAAESLGSCYHGQHTGTFGRMGTLSFNGNKTITTGGGGAILTNDSELARQAKHLTTTAKVPHRWEYVHDQIGYNYRMPNLNAALGCAQLEQLPGFLMAKRCLFEQYQTAFKDVPGVQIITEPEGCQSNYWLQTLMLEESVASQRDEILAATNEAGLMTRPVWTLMHRLRPYQDCPRMNLPVAEGLERRLINLPSSAGLMLGKVTPIDQELS
- the neuC gene encoding UDP-N-acetylglucosamine 2-epimerase; the protein is MNRKICVVTGTRADYGLLRWVMERIRQAPDLELQVVATGMHLSPEFGLTYREIEKDGFTIDRKVEMLLSSDTATGVAKSMGLGLIGFGDTFQDLEPDVILVLGDRFEIFAAVAAALMARIPVAHLHGGETTEGAFDEAIRHSITKMSHLHFVAAEEYCKRVIQLGEHPDRVFLVGGLGIDNIKRLKLLDREALEDALGFTLGKKNLLITFHPVTLEHSSSAEQMAELLAVLDGLDDTHLIFTMPNADTDGRVLFSMIEAFVASHRNARAYTSLGQLRYLSCIQQVDGVVGNSSSGLAEVPSFRKGTINIGDRQRGRLKADSVIDCTPDRHGISTAIHRLYSPEFQETLKTVRNPYGEGGASDKIVHHLRRVQLNNLLKKSFFDVSM